The following are from one region of the Gambusia affinis linkage group LG02, SWU_Gaff_1.0, whole genome shotgun sequence genome:
- the efcab2 gene encoding dynein regulatory complex protein 8, giving the protein MAEDKESAENENILAIHRKITAAFEPFDYESKNTVDVREIGTIMYSLDCFPTQADIREFIAEVEENSSGTVHLDRFMPAMTKVLLENKFPPIPRSKIFQAFKVLDKEQKGFVEPEELTKFMMEEGEPFTQEEMDEMLTAHTNRKENVIYYDKLINKLTADAPK; this is encoded by the exons ATGGCGGAGGACAAAGAAAGTGCAG AGAATGAGAACATTTTGGCTATTCACAGGAAAATAACGGCCGCCTTTGAGCCGTTTGACTACGAGTCCAAAAACACGGTGGACGTTCG GGAGATTGGTACCATTATGTATTCTCTGGACTGCTTCCCCACTCAAGCAGACATACGTGAATTTATAGCCGAG GTGGAAGAAAATTCCTCTGGAACAGTACATCTGGATAGGTTCATGCCAGCTATGACCAAAGTCCTGTTGGAGAACAA GTTTCCTCCCATCCCCAGGAGCAAAATATTTCAGGCATTTAAG GTTCTCGACAAAGAGCAGAAAGGTTTTGTTGAACCCGAAGAGCTGACGAAGTTTATGATGGAGGAAG GTGAACCTTTCACTCAAGAGGAGATGGACGAGATGCTAACAGCACACACCAATCGAAAGGAGAACGTCATTTATTATGACAAGTTGATCAACAAACTCACTGCTGACGCGCCCAAGTAG
- the cgref1 gene encoding cell growth regulator with EF hand domain protein 1, translating into MHSGLLMGSRLVQLVPPALSLCFLINLSLAAPGLPGTQREESDVRPPPGLINPFGSGEQERRLLQSYIQQSLRNSQGSPDITSWEQEVFFLFRLYDYDRSGFLDGLEVMKLLSDYNSHHALGPEASEQVVSMVDFLLQTQDLNQDGLLDPSELLSPSFINTQGSSNNKTPHQEQELAEENMQSNTITVESNAGAVEQKDEQQLDVKTLQDEAIKQTEEHQDQERPNALAETHHDPVHQGQPEI; encoded by the exons ATGCATTCAG GTCTGCTCATGGGGTCCCGGCTGGTCCAGCTGGTCCCACCTGCTCTGTCCCTGTGTTTCCTCATAAACCTGAGCCTGGCAGCACCAGGTCTCCCTGGGACTCAAAG GGAAGAATCGGATGTCCGTCCCCCTCCAGGACTGATCAATCCCTTTGGCTCTGGAGAACAGGAACGCAG GTTGTTGCAGAGCTACATTCAGCAAAGTCTGCGCAACAGCCAGGGAAGTCCTGACATCACTTCTTGGGAGCAAG AGGTGTTCTTCCTGTTTCGTCTCTACGATTATGATCGCAGCGGATTCTTGGATGGCTTGGAGGTCATGAAGCTGCTCTCTGACTACAACTCCCATCATGCACTAGGGCCAGAGGCCAGTGAGCAA GTGGTGTCCATGGTGGATTTCTTACTACAAACTCAGGATCTAAACCAGGATGGCCTGCTGGACCCTTCAGAGCTGCTGTCGCCTTCATTTATTAACACACAG GGCtcaagcaacaacaaaacacctcaCCAAGAGCAGGAGTTGGCAGAAGAGAACATGCAATCAAACACAATTACTGTGGAGTCGAATGCAGGAGCGGTGGAGCAGAAAGACGAGCAGCAACTGGACGTAAAGACGCTTCAGGACGAAGCCATAAAGCAAACAGAGGAACATCAAGATCAAGAACGTCCTAATGCGTTAGCAGAAACCCACCATGACCCTGTGCATCAAGGACAaccagaaatataa
- the LOC122844726 gene encoding uncharacterized protein LOC122844726: MLESQSISQIQTVLGDSDLYGATMFGVTKALVPLFIPFGWGIGYAVTTGLKKVFDNWFPGKHSDEDYHQDDEDDLFWKGLPSDAKEQTDPTGEVCSEKTTEVCGTADSHLMRTGRESTDDNGTVSGQTDPAGEVFSDQPTETVRNSTEDNCTVFEQTDPVGEVRSKMTVHSEGERTVAEKSDPVGEDLSATDLAAKAVAEELAQALVSWIPALSFQDNGSLKSTFTSAFQISTSPDEERIAQENGASLNARINVAIEVYCSPDDKSEHRVGLDITDVRRTAITGHGQREENFFKFSNELQNSWVNVAFQSILNLSVTSRCLAQERVFLEASSIPVCASLILSAVRQPGKHFCQKDLSPVLMELKEKKLPSDVGKDHDIKCLLESALVWLDSFGGDTDRELYNQNSCSNCGTIFLELLNSGPLVALPSATYPTDIIDLFNSWLDFWGRRRCSGCGSALEKKHCLTDNNVVVFLLQRQTRIHPVVANQTIDLPADCEGGSERYHLSSVICGDSKPAQFYSYLIKGEQTVKANDEHVFTADSDCSEDMSQNGLIYIYEKVRHDETTDITVSPAPPLEDDKGAFGEEPKVLNLEEEKFLDDLISDHLEAGEI; encoded by the coding sequence ATGCTTGAATCCCAAAGCATCAGTCAGATCCAGACGGTCCTTGGAGATTCAGATTTGTATGGAGCAACTATGTTTGGTGTTACAAAGGCGCTTGTTCCCTTGTTTATCCCATTTGGTTGGGGCATAGGATATGCTGTAACCACGGGGTTGAAGAAAGTGTTTGACAATTGGTTTCCAGGGAAGCATTCCGATGAAGATTACCATCAGGATGATGAAGACGATTTGTTTTGGAAGGGTCTTCCATCTGACGCCAAAGAACAAACCGACCCGACTGGGGAGGTCTGTTCTGAAAAGACAACGGAGGTTTGTGGAACCGCAGACTCTCACCTGATGAGGACTGGACGGGAAAGTACAGATGACAACGGTACTGTCTCTGGACAAACCGACCCGGCTGGGGAGGTTTTCTCTGATCAACCCACAGAGACGGTACGAAACAGTACCGAGGACAATTGTACTGTCTTTGAGCAAACTGACCCGGTTGGGGAGGTTCGTTCAAAGATGACCGTACACAGTGAGGGGGAGAGAACAGTCGCAGAAAAATCTGACCCGGTTGGGGAGGATTTGTCTGCGACTGACCTCGCAGCCAAAGCTGTGGCTGAAGAGTTAGCGCAAGCTTTGGTTTCATGGATTCCAGCTCTTTCTTTTCAAGACAACGGTTCTCTGAAGAGCACTTTCACAAGTGCTTTTCAAATTTCAACTTCCCCGGACGAGGAACGTATTGCACAAGAAAATGGAGCCTCTCTAAATGCAAGGATCAACGTTGCCATCGAGGTTTACTGTTCTCCGGACGATAAATCTGAACATAGAGTTGGCTTGGATATCACAGATGTAAGAAGGACAGCAATTACAGGACACGGACAGAGGGAGGAGAACTTCTTCAAGTTCTCCAACGAGCTCCAGAACAGCTGGGTGAATGTCGCCTTCCAGAGCATCCTGAACCTGAGCGTCACCAGCAGGTGTCTGGCTCAGGAAAGGGTTTTTCTGGAGGCTTCGTCGATCCCGGTGTGTGCGAGTCTCATCCTTTCAGCTGTCCGTCAGCCCggcaaacatttttgtcaaaaagacCTCTCCCCAGTTCTGATggagctgaaggagaagaagctgCCATCAGACGTGGGAAAAGACcatgatataaaatgtttgctggagTCTGCGCTGGTCTGGTTGGATTCCTTTGGCGGAGACACAGATAGAGAGTTGTATAACCAAAACTCTTGCTCGAACTGTGGGACCATTTTCCTCGAGCTTTTGAACAGCGGCCCCCTGGTTGCCCTTCCATCGGCAACTTATCCAACCGACATAATCGATCTTTTTAACAGTTGGTTGGATTTTTGGGGCAGACGTCGCTGTTCGGGCTGCGGGTCAGCCTTGGAGAAGAAACACTGCCTAACAGATAACAATGTTGTAGTGTTTCTTCTCCAAAGGCAGACCAGGATTCACCCAGTGGTCGCCAACCAGACCATAGATCTCCCTGCAGATTGTGAAGGTGGTAGTGAGAGGTACCACCTGTCCTCAGTCATCTGTGGGGATTCAAAGCCGGCTCAGTTCTACTCCTATTTAATCAAAGGAGAACAAACCGTGAAGGCTAACGACGAGCATGTCTTCACTGCAGACAGCGACTGCAGTGAAGACATGTCTCAAAACGGACTTATCTACATTTACGAGAAGGTGAGACATGATGAAACAACGGATATTACAGTTTCTCCAGCCCCTCCTCTGGAAGACGATAAAGGTGCGTTTGGAGAGGAGCCAAAAGTATTGAATTTGGAAGAGGAAAAATTCTTAGACGACCTAATTAGTGACCATCTTGAGGCTGGAGAAATTTGA